One genomic segment of Natrialbaceae archaeon AArc-T1-2 includes these proteins:
- a CDS encoding DCC1-like thiol-disulfide oxidoreductase family protein, translating into MNAIDSFRNAFVNYVGDDARSSPFNLAAARVVVGAYIIWRMTSLEWGFYQEWPRQFNDSLSFLYNDLFLALLPYQQWLVAGLLVLFVLGYRIRWTGGIAALLMMHMLSVKATIYHAGTVESMFVLSYFLLLFAFFHRDDAMSADAIIRTKEKSIDQLNRFLKEGSNQVYRMRVFKWLLLAVGLLYLGSAWGKIMNGSPEIWLTGYELQRDILESQELTGVERPLAEPILEYRSLSWLGFVGTAVIQTSLLVAILLGITITPSALGLIGFHLATVAMLGLYFIDMIVVLLMFGAWDRAYSWLAADADDQVQLAYDERCYFCARSLYVFKQLDINDSVQFYSQSDVPKELVDCDDVDLDEEMYLFRDGEPYGGYEAFRQLLKQFRIFFPIVLLMALSPVRYVGNRVYKYVARNRSRQFVCSFEPEQN; encoded by the coding sequence ATGAACGCGATCGACAGCTTCAGGAACGCGTTCGTCAACTACGTCGGCGACGACGCGCGGTCGTCGCCGTTCAACCTCGCCGCCGCCAGGGTCGTAGTCGGGGCCTACATCATCTGGCGGATGACCTCGCTCGAGTGGGGGTTCTATCAGGAGTGGCCGCGACAGTTCAATGACAGCCTCAGCTTCCTCTACAACGACCTCTTTCTGGCGCTGCTTCCATACCAGCAGTGGCTCGTCGCCGGGCTCCTCGTGCTGTTCGTCCTCGGCTACAGGATCCGCTGGACCGGTGGCATCGCGGCGCTGCTGATGATGCACATGCTATCGGTGAAGGCGACGATCTACCACGCCGGCACCGTCGAGTCGATGTTCGTCCTCTCGTACTTCCTCCTGCTGTTCGCGTTCTTCCACCGCGACGACGCGATGTCCGCCGACGCGATCATCCGGACGAAGGAGAAGTCGATCGACCAGCTCAACAGGTTCCTCAAGGAGGGGTCCAATCAGGTGTACCGCATGCGCGTGTTCAAGTGGCTCCTGCTGGCCGTCGGGCTGCTCTACCTCGGCTCCGCCTGGGGGAAGATCATGAACGGCTCGCCCGAGATCTGGCTCACCGGCTACGAACTGCAGCGAGACATCCTCGAGAGCCAGGAGCTCACCGGCGTCGAGCGGCCCCTCGCCGAACCGATACTGGAGTACCGGTCGCTCTCGTGGCTCGGCTTCGTCGGGACGGCGGTGATCCAGACCTCGCTGCTCGTCGCGATCCTGCTCGGAATCACGATCACGCCGTCCGCTCTCGGTCTGATCGGGTTCCACCTCGCCACGGTCGCCATGCTGGGGCTCTACTTCATCGACATGATCGTCGTCCTGTTGATGTTCGGGGCCTGGGACCGCGCCTACAGCTGGCTTGCGGCCGACGCGGACGACCAGGTGCAACTGGCTTACGACGAGCGCTGTTACTTCTGCGCTCGTAGCCTCTACGTCTTCAAACAGCTGGACATCAACGACTCGGTCCAGTTCTACTCCCAGTCCGACGTCCCAAAGGAACTGGTCGACTGCGACGACGTCGACCTGGACGAGGAGATGTACCTCTTCCGCGACGGCGAACCCTACGGGGGGTACGAGGCGTTCCGGCAGCTACTCAAGCAGTTCCGGATCTTCTTCCCGATCGTCCTGTTGATGGCGCTGTCGCCGGTGCGGTACGTCGGGAACCGGGTCTACAAGTACGTCGCCCGCAACCGGAGCCGTCAGTTCGTCTGCAGCTTCGAGCCCGAGCAGAACTGA